GAAAGCGCCGCCGATGATCGCCACGATCGCCGCCAGCACGACAAGGTTCACAAAGCCCGCACTCATCGCCCGCTCCTCCGGTCGTCGGTTGGCGCAAGGCTAGCGGCAGAGGGCCGATGGCGCCAGCCCGGCCGGAGCAGCGAGGATGCCGTGCGCCGTCGCCGTGACGGCCCGGCTGTGGCAACGGTGCCGTCCGCCCGGCTCATGCCCCGCGCAGGATCTTCTCCATGGCCTTTCCCTTGGCCAGTTCGTCGATCAGCTTGTCGAGAATGCGGATCTCGCGCATCAGCGGCTCCTCGACCTCCTCCACCCGCACGCCGCACACCAGCCCCTTCACAGCAGCGCGGGCGCCGTTGAGGGCAGGGGCCTCGGCGAAGAAGGTCTCGAAGTCGGTCTTTGCGTTCAGAACGCCCTGCAGGGACTGCCCTTCGTAGCCGGTCAGCCAGGCGATGATCGCGTCGACCTCGGCCTTCGTCCGCCCCTTGCGCTCCGCCTTGGCGACGTAGAGCGGATAGACGCTCGCAAAGCTCATCGAATAGATGCGGTGCTTCTGCATGACCGGCTCTTCCGTCGGGCTCTACATCCGGAACAGGCCGAACTTCGTTTCCTCCACTTCCCGGTTCAGAGCGGCCGAGAGCGACAGCGCCAGCACCTCGCGGGTGCGAGCCGGGTCGATGATGCCGTCGTCCCAGAGCCGTGCCGAGGAATAGAGCGGCTGGCCCTCGGTCTCGAACTGGTCGAGGATCGGTTTCTTGAACGCCGCTTCCTCCTCCGCCGGCCAGGTGCCGCCCTTGCGTTCGATGCCCTCGCGCCGGACGATGGCGAGGACGGTGGCGGCCTGCTCGCCGCCCATCACCGAGATGCGGGCGTTCGGCCACATCCACAGGAAGCGCGGCGAATAGGCCCGGCCGCACATGCCGTAATTGCCGGCGCCGAACGAACCGCCGATGATGACGGTGAGCTTCGGCACCCGCGCGGTCGCCACCGCCGTCACCAGCTTGGCGCCGTCCTTGGCGATGCCGCCGGCCTCGTATTTGCGACCCACCATGAAACCGGTGATGTTCTGCAGGAAGATCAGCGGGATTTTCCGCTGGCAGCACAGTTCGATGAAATGCGCTCCCTTCTGCGCGCTTTCGGAAAACAGCACGCCGTTGTTGGCGATGATGCCGACCGGCATGCCGAAGAGATGCGCGAAGCCCGTCACCAGCGTGGTGCCGTAATTGGCCTTAAACTCGTCGAACTCGGAGCCGTCGACGACGCGTGCGATCACCTCGCGCACGTCATAGGGCTGGCGCGTGTCGGCCGGGATGAGCCCGTGGAGTTCCGCCGGGTCGTACAGCGGCGGCTGCGGCGGGCGAAGCTGCAGCGAGGCCGGCTTCACCCGGTTCAGATTGGCCACGATGCGGCGCGTGATCGCCAGCGCGTGCTCGTCGTTCTGGGCGTAGTGGTCGGCCACGCCCGACAGCCGCGTGTGCACGTCGGCGCCGCCGAGATCCTCGGCCGACACCTCCTCG
The nucleotide sequence above comes from Aquibium microcysteis. Encoded proteins:
- a CDS encoding DUF2200 domain-containing protein; translated protein: MQKHRIYSMSFASVYPLYVAKAERKGRTKAEVDAIIAWLTGYEGQSLQGVLNAKTDFETFFAEAPALNGARAAVKGLVCGVRVEEVEEPLMREIRILDKLIDELAKGKAMEKILRGA
- a CDS encoding carboxyl transferase domain-containing protein, producing MPVIRTALSTASDAFRANAERMRGLVADLADKAAAIERGGPEEARRRHVERGKLLPRERLAQLIDTGSPFLEIGQFAAWDMYGGDIASAGMIAGIGRVEGREVMIVVNDATVKGGTYYPMTVKKHLRAQEIAAENGLPCVYLVDSGGANLPNQDQVFPDREHFGRIFYNQANMSAAGIPQIACVMGSCTAGGAYVPAMADESIMVKNQATIFLGGPPLVKAATGEEVSAEDLGGADVHTRLSGVADHYAQNDEHALAITRRIVANLNRVKPASLQLRPPQPPLYDPAELHGLIPADTRQPYDVREVIARVVDGSEFDEFKANYGTTLVTGFAHLFGMPVGIIANNGVLFSESAQKGAHFIELCCQRKIPLIFLQNITGFMVGRKYEAGGIAKDGAKLVTAVATARVPKLTVIIGGSFGAGNYGMCGRAYSPRFLWMWPNARISVMGGEQAATVLAIVRREGIERKGGTWPAEEEAAFKKPILDQFETEGQPLYSSARLWDDGIIDPARTREVLALSLSAALNREVEETKFGLFRM